AACCtgtaacagacgggcgtaccggaccgcgaccttggtccgGTCtgtacaagggcctgacactctttgataaagaaagatagtcttattgcgtttcctataagaggaaagagaaaatagtgccatgctttgtccttatcaccgaccgtgtggcatcataggtaggaggcgatggcgaaataccgaaatttaagagtgaaatagaaaaaaatcctatgctgcccaaattttacatgaatattctttctcttacccccggtcgcttggtggcgcgtctataactacttgtatatactatgtctatggcgtctagtcagcgcaacgtagtggttatatactctttggtcagcgctatggaaaatggcgtcgctacgcagttgcgccaacgtagCGTCGAGACTTAGTAATCTGTGGCGTCGAGCAGCAGTCAAAGAGTTGactagagttgactagacgcgtCGGCGCGGGAGTGCGCGGGAGACCCTAGGTGGGGTGGCCCTTAACCATTTCGACGCcgagtcaaacacaaaagctgtcatccagacgctacgtcaccgaagtgtcaaaactgaaattgaactttatcgaTATGCATgtagggacttccggttcgagcgccatcttgatagttagcatcgtgattaattactttgttttttgctcattaatattgtttaaagtgtaatatcgatagcttattatacagtaaactaatgtggtagtgtgcagtgaatggagaattaattttgaagcgcgtttaaccaccatcttggagtcaacggccggtagtccacgtgcttcttgtaaagtctagctatcgatttacaagagctagcaaatcaccgtacactgtcttgtacaaccgtacaatttttgtcgtttttaaacctcttaataccttgatactggcgaaatagccactgggctgaagccataattttaaaagaagaataagatatgcatgtaggtctatgttctTCTCCTAATTGTGATGTAGTAGAAGACGTGTACCATGTTATAGTGGAAAGTGTCCGGAATGAAGCTGCTCGGATACAACTGGCTTTTTCAAGCCATAATACTATGTTTGATGTCGGGGGCTGCAATAGCGTTCTGGCTGCTCCTCTGTCAGACTCCGCCATGGCGCTACTGCAGCTTGTACGAAAGGCTATTGTTAATAGAATAAGTTAATTGTAAGAACAttctattgttgttttctatggagcgacatgttcacctcggtgacaagctcttaaataaagagaaaaaaaatgtaggtctatgttgctctgtggtctatgaccgattaatcggtctggCGTTGGCTTGCGGTGCgtatatatccgtcattggcgttcaaaaggttaagcaTCAAGTGTAGGtaataaaggtaaaataaataaacagtataATAAGAAATGGCttataaataacacaaaagttgttaattaaaatattttattatttacaccaTATATCTGCCGCAGTTCAAAAGCCTGTGCTTTTGATTATCATACCGCAATGACAATTTTAACCGAGAAAATACAATATCAAcaaattcaattattatttacttaatcaTAATCCTATAAGCATGGACCTATATATTACTGcataaagaccggccttacgagcactacgaatggggccgatacattggagtcaaaatcgcatttagttacaccagcgcgctcagtcgtgtggcgaattgcgcagtggaaaggcatcacaattggtgtaaacaaagtataagcgtatgcatacaattccgaccgaacaccgacgcctttccactgcgcaattcaccacacgactgagcgcgctggtaactaaatgcgattttgactccaatgtataggccccattcgtagtgctcgtaaggccagTCTTTACgaggtaatatatatgtctatgcctatACATTTCACTTGTTAAAAAGTTATGACTGTTAGCCTCTTAGTAAAAACTTGGTTTATCATTACGCAGTCTATGGATGTTAAAATGATAGCTATAGTacaaaattggtaaaaaaaactatgactCGAATTTTGACTGCCAAATCAAGCTGTAATTTTAGTATCTACCATATAAAAACACACTTTCATGGGTGTCACACGCGCGTTGCCCTTTAAAAACCATATGTGTCGTCTTCAAGCAAAAGGtgccactttgtcgcttgccataaggacgctctgacaggctatttgtataaagatactagcaaatttcgtccttatggtaagtgacaatgtggtaccttttacttgaaaacgtcacataacATTTGTATTACTTATAATAACTTCACAACTCATAAGTCCACTTTAGCGCCCATGCTGAGCGGTATGGCCTGCAGCTCTGTCCGGAGACATAGAAACTCCCCGGTGACACAGGAGATGGCGGCACACACAACATTCAGCGTCCACCAGGAGAAGGTCACCGGGAACGTTCCGTTGTAGCACCAGCAGATGAAAAGGTGGATGAAGTGGTAGGTGCAGCTGCGGAATTGAAAAATTAGATTAGTAAGTGCATTGGGCAGTTGAAAGCTGGGTAATAttgaaaattataaatgtatactaaaCTAAAAGCACATATCTAACCCCCTGAGCGTACTAGACTAACCCCCACACcctttcacgcaaaataggcgccagtcgtcgagtttaGGAAatctacaataaaatacaatggGTTTGCTTGTAAATCTTACTTATTCTTCTTTGCGTTAGAGACAAAAATGTATGAATGTATGTCAGCATATTACCTGAAGTCTAAGCACAGCTTAGTCCTCCCGACGAGGAGCCATAGTGCAATCGCACCAAATATGGCATTTATTACAAATGCTACGATCACCGAGCGGCCTTCGCTGTCTCGGACATGTAGCTCCTGAAATAACAAACAGAACGTAATGGTTGTAGAGCACTACTCTATACACTACACTATAGAGCAACATACAGTAccggtcaaaagtttaagttcccCCTTTGTGTTCAGTACAAATGAGTACTTTTGTGcgatatttttttgcagttcagatgtcgaaatttgtttccaactgatccgttattgtttccaTAGATGTGTTTGATTAGTCAGTTCCCTttcttcttttattattatttcattttagacaggcagctgatgctggtacgtctaaatcatagtcaTTTTCACAAAGTATTTGGAGTTTTTCTGATAAATAACTTATTACCAAAGCTTGAACTACAACTGGTATG
This DNA window, taken from Cydia strobilella chromosome 21, ilCydStro3.1, whole genome shotgun sequence, encodes the following:
- the LOC134750834 gene encoding protein SYS1 homolog; this encodes MSRMKKLTGSFRYTQWDPCLIVSQIVAMQSVLYLTLSLLMAIMQDLTGSTRTLDHIFEYHELHVRDSEGRSVIVAFVINAIFGAIALWLLVGRTKLCLDFSCTYHFIHLFICWCYNGTFPVTFSWWTLNVVCAAISCVTGEFLCLRTELQAIPLSMGAKVDL